Proteins encoded in a region of the Benincasa hispida cultivar B227 chromosome 2, ASM972705v1, whole genome shotgun sequence genome:
- the LOC120071970 gene encoding uncharacterized protein LOC120071970, giving the protein MPSYVKFLKDILAKKRKIGENETVALTYECIALFQNNIPTKMKDPRSFTLPCSIGGKEVGNVLCDLGASINLLPLSIFKKLNIGNARPTTIKLQLADRSIMHLEGKIEDLLVQVDKFIFPVDFIILDYEADIEVPIILGHPFLAIGRALIDVQKGELTIMVDDQQVKFNILNALKYPSDMENYQYVGELQEEHWHEPLEKLEEKDFGISAMWEENCVAIQTESGFETLKLSERTMQRTKPSLEEPPMLELKSLPVHLKYVYLGSNNTLPVIISASLSKEKEEALIQILKNNAKALGWTLVNIRGINPSYCMHKIRLEEGKTGSIERQRAI; this is encoded by the coding sequence ATGCCGAGCTAtgtgaaattcctcaaggaCATACTTGCCAAGAAGAGGAAGATTGGGGAGAATGAAACGGTCGCATTAACATATGAATGTATTGCGCTTTTTCAGAACAACATCCCCACTAAAATGAAAGATCCCAGGAGTTTCACATTGCCATGCTCAATAGGGGGAAAAGAAGTCGGAAATGTGCTGTGTGATTTGGGAGCGAGTATAAACCTACTACCTTTGTCAATcttcaaaaagttaaatatcGGCAATGCAAGACCAACCACAATTAAATTgcagttggccgatagatcaataatGCATCTAGAGGGAAAAATAGAGGATCTACTTGTGCAAGTGGATAAGTTCATTTTCCCTGTAGACTTTATCATATTAGATTATGAAGCTGATATTGAGGtacctatcatcttgggtcacCCATTTCTTGCAATAGGGCGAGCACTAATCGATGTACAAAAAGGAGAACTTACCATAATGGTCGACGATCAGCAGGTTAAGTTCAACATCctcaatgcgttgaaatacCCGAGTGATATGGAAAATTATCAATATGTTGGGGAATTACAGGAAGAACATTGGCACGAGCCCTTAGAAAAATTGGAGGAAAAAGACTTTGGGATCAGCGCAATGTGGGAGGAAAATTGCGTCGCAATACAAACTGAGTCAGGCTTTGAAacactcaagttatctgaacgaacaATGCAACGTACTAAGCCATCTTTAGAAGAACCACCCATGTTAGAGTTGAAATCGTTGCCAGTGCAcctaaaatatgtttatttaggaAGCAATAACACTTTACCGGTTATTATATCTGCCTCGTTGAGCAAAGAGAAGGAGGAAGCACTTATCCAGATCCTGAAAAACAATGCAAAAGCTTTGGGATGGACCTTAGTAAATATTCGAGGGATCAATCCTtcgtattgcatgcataagattcGTCTTGAAGAGGGAAAAACAGGATCTATAGAAAGACAACGTGCCATTTGA